The genomic stretch AACATCAAGAAGTTCTCTGCCGTTTTGCGGCGTATAAATCGCTGAACCTGTGAATACCTCATAATAATAGTTTTCCGACTCAAGCCATGAGAGAATGTCATACGCCCGTTTCTTATCAATCGTTTCGTGATGATAAAGCCTGCCCTCGGGATCGTGAATGACGGCGCCGTTTGCACTGATGACCCATGTTTTGATCCCCAGCGGTTCAAAGATTGACATGACGTCAAAATGAGCGCGCCCAGTTGACACCACCACTTCAATGCCGTCCCGCTGCGCCTGCCGCAGTGCGTTTTCATTTTCCAAGCTTACCTGATGCTTGCTGTTGAGTAAGGTTCCATCTAAGTCAATCGCAATTAATTTCACGTTTGTCAGTCCTTTCCTTCATCCTGCTCTGTCACGAGAAGCTCAACGCCGTTTCGGTCAAGCAAGTCACAAAATGCCTGATTCGGCAGCCTGTCTGTAATCAAGAGGTCGATTTCATTCAGCTCCGCATACTGATAAAAACTGGTGCTGCCCAGCTTAGAATGGTCTGCAAGCGCAATTACCTGCTTTGCCTGCTGTATCATTTTCCGCTTCACCATGCCATCCTCTTCATGCGCAATTGTAATGCCATGTTCGGAAATGCCGACCACACCAATCAGCGCTTTATCAACATGGTAGCTTGAGAGCTTTTCAATCACAGAGGACCCGTACAGAAAGCGGTGCTCCTTTTCCAGCTTGCCTCCCAGCAGATAAATTTCAATTCCCTCTTTATCGGACAGCACATCCGCAAGATTAATCGAATTGGTGATTACGGTACAATCAACCGCATTCAAATGCTTTGCACATGCCTGAACAGTTGTAGAGGCGTCTAAAATCACCCGGTCTCCATCATGAATAAGCGATGCTGCAAGCCTGCCGATCTTATTTTTTTCCTCAGACACTGTTTTCAGGCGGCCGGAATAGCTTTGAATTTTCTGATGCACAGTCGGTAAAATGGCGCCGCCTCTTGTGCGGATGATGGCATTCTGTTCCTCAAGTTTCACAAGATCTCGTCGCGCTGTATCCCTTGACACTTGCAGGAGCGTACAGATCTGCTCCGTTGTAATTCGGTTATGCTGTTTTAAAAAATCCAAAATCGCTACTAATCTTTCTTCTTGGTACACGCCCTCATTCCTTTTCTCAGCAATCATTTATAAGTAATTATAAGTTTTTATTTGATTTTATTCAACATTAATAAGTGATTTTAAGTAAAAATGCGTCGAGAGAACCAATTTTTCCTAAGTAGGCAAAAAGAAAGAACCAGTCTGGTCGACTGGTCAATTTTGAGGGGATGATGCGAAGATCCGGATAATAGTGAATGGATAGATAACGGGAGGAGCAGGGGTGTCAATCAGCAGCTTTTTCCCGGGGTTTAGGGTCCATAAAACGAACAGTGTCAGCCAACACTTCTGTTACATACACGTTAACGCCTTCCTCGTTTTCATAGCTTCTTGTCTGAATCCGTCCGCTTACGCCGACGAGAGAACCTTTTTGGCAATACAACGCCGTGTTTTCAGCTGTTTTTCTCCAAAGTGTGCAATTGACGTAATCAGCTTCGATTTCACCTGAAGCATTCTTGAAGCTGCGGTTCACCGCGAGCGTAACATGTGCAACTGCCGCACCGGCGGAAGTGTAGCGAAGATCAGGATCTTTTGTAAGACGTCCGACAAGCATGACCTGATTGAACATGCGATTCCTCCTCTCCTTGCGGTTGTATGTATTGTAAATGATGCAACAAGAAAAGAAAAACGCTTAAAAATGGCTTTCAGCCTCTGTTTTTATCTTTCGTTTTCATTTTTCCTTCAGCTAAAAACATCTTTTGCTTTTTTCCTTTGAAGAAATATGTACTTTTTAAAAAACGGAAAAAGATTTGCTTTGTCAGCCAGTTTTGCGTATTCATGCGCACATAGGAAGAGCCATCCCACGCAAACCACTGAAAGCTCAATTTTTTTTCCGGCATTGACAGCTTGATTTTATACTGCTCCATGCCATCTTGTGTTTCGTATAAAAAACTTATTCTTCCTTTTTTGTTCAGATGAACCTCAAACACTTCTTTACGGCTTAACATATATGTTACTTCCTTTTGAATCAAATGACTTTCAGAAGGAACGCCGTCAATATAAATTTCTTTTAAACGAAATTGATTCATACCACATCTCTCCGTAATCCATAGTCAGTTACAGTATAATGAAAAAATAGAAATTATTAAATGTTTCGCTCATACAAAATTCTTTAGCCCCAACATTGCAGGATTTTTTCCTCGAAAACGTTTATGTTATAATGGAAGGCAAGAAAACTTTGGAAGTAATCGGGGTGAGAAGAAATGAAAACCTTTAAACTGGTTGACCTGAATGTGGAACGAGTGGACAAGGAAGAACAATCAATTGAACAGTTTCCCCTTATTGACGGACTGATTATAAATAAAGAAGACGGTGAAAATCACTGGCTGATTGAGGCGCTTGTACAGAAAGAACATCTGTCTTTTTTTGAACAGCTTCAAAACAGCCAATCTGAAGCCAAAGTATTTGTAACGATCACGAAAAAAAGCAATCGCCCCGCCCAGCTGACAGCAGCAGTGAAAAATATCGTCAAGCTGGAAGAAAGCATTCAGGTTTTACTCTACGGACAAATGGTCACAAGAAAACAGCAGGGCACTGAAACCATTCTCGAGTCCCTTGTAAAAGAGGGCTATACAGGAACAAAACTCATTGAGGCATTTAAGCAAAAATTATAAATATGAGGGGGCATGTTCCCCAAAACAGACTCAGAACCGAAGAGCATCACAATAGACATTTAGAATAGATATGTTCTGCATGAAAAAAGCTGCCGTTTTGAACGGCAGCTTTTCTCTTCGTGCTTTCACTCTTGCATATTTAATTTGTATGGCCAAAAGAATCAACCAATTCCCCTTTCACAACGAGGCGCCCTTCGGTTTTGACCGCCTTGTCACATGTGATTAACGTAATCTCCTTTTTGTTTGTCTCCTCAACTACATCTGCATCCATTTCCGATATGATGTCTTTCGATGTTACAGAATAGATATAATCCTTTTTAAAATCCGTGATGACAATTTGGGCACCTGTTTTTATGTTTTCCAGAGGTCCGAACAGAAGATTCTTTTGCTTCAAATGATGGCCCGCCAACGGATAATTTCCCTCACCCATTTTTTGATCCCGGCGCATTGTTGCCGCCCCTATCAAAAGATTTTCATTGGTTGTGCCTTTTACGATCGGAAGCTCCAGATCGACACTTTTAATTGTTATCCGCCGCCTTGATTGTGAAGTAAAAATAAGTATATTTCACGTGCTTTCGACGTTCTCCACTTGACTGGAATGCTTTAATGGCGATCCCGGCATCTGTAGCTTCAGGCTTTCCTTCAGAGGAATCAGAAATCTCAAACTCTATTTTCTCAGTGTTCAGCACATAACCGGCTGGCGCTTTCGTTTCAACAAAAGCGTATTGTCCCGGTGCAAGGCCTGAAGCTGTGACTTGATGATGCCGGATATGACTGGTTTCGAAGTCTGTATGAAAATTCGCGAACGATTCAGCATGGTTGATCTTCCGGTTCTGATCATTACAGCTGCCATTATCGGCCATGACAAATACAAGGCTTTTCATGCCGGAGCGAATGACATTTTGCAAAAACCCTATCATTACTCTGAATTTATGGCGCGTATTCAAAACCTGATAATGATGAAACATACAGCAAATCAAGCCACAAGAATGGAAATGGCGTTTCTCCAGTCGCAAATCAAGCCTCATTTTCTTTATAATGTATTAAACACGATTATTTCTCTCACTCATTTGGATATTGAAAAGGCCCGGGAGGTAACAGAGGAATTTACCAACTATTTAAGAATGAGTTTTGACTTTCAAAATACATCAGCCATCAGTTCCTTCAGACATGAGCTTTCGATTATCAATTCCTATCTTTCTATAGAAAAGACGCGATTCAGTAATCGGCTTGAGGTTCTTTTCGATATAGATGAAGACATTGACTTTATCCTTCCGCCTTTAATGATTCAGCCCTTGGTGGAAAATGCCGTTCTTCACGGTGTCAGCAAGAAAAGAGGCGGAGGATGGATCAAACTGACAGCTAAAAAACAAAGCAAAAATGAGTATCACATCAAAGTAGAGGATAACGGTCCCGGGATAACTCCGGAAAAACAAATAGATCTCTTATCAACGGATTTTGATCGCAGCGTCGGATTGAAAAATATCAATCAGCGGCTGAAACATTTTTGCGGAAGCGAGTTGATGATCAGCAGCACTCCGGATGCAGGCACCTCTGTCTCAATGCTCATTCATCTCGCTGAAACAACAGGAAGCCCTAAAGAACTGAAGGACACAGAACGAACCTAAACGAAAATTGAGATAAAAAAAGACGCCGTTTCTAACGGCATCTTTTTTATTCCGGCGACTTTGCTTGCTGCTTCAGCAGGTCTCTGATTTCTTTCAGCAGCTCCTCCTGCGCATCCACCGCTTCCTCCGCAGCCTCTTCTTCTGCTTCTTTTTTGCGCCTTAACCCATTCAAAGTCCGAATGACGATAAAAATGGAGAACGATATAATTAAGAAGTTCACAATCGTCTGTATAAAGCTGCCATATTTCACTACAGCATCGCCAAACGTAAACGACAGGCCTGAAAAGTCAAGCCCTCCCAGCAGCAAACCGACCAAAGGCATAATGATATCATTTACTAGAGATGTGACGATCTTTCCGAAAGCGCCGCCTATCACAACACCAATCGCAAGGTCTACGATATTCCCCCGCATGGCAAAGGCTTTAAATTCATTCCACATACAATCACCTGCTTTTCTATATTTGTAAAGAAAAAAAGACAAATGTGCCGCTGGCCATCTGCCTTTTTTCAATTATTCTCCGAGGGCAAAAGTCAGTTCTACTTCGCAAACGACTTCGCCATCAACTGTGGCAACGCCTTTTCCGCGCCCGATTGTGCCGCGGGCACGAATGATTTCAACCTCAAGGTGAAGCTGGTCACCAGGCTTGACTTGTTTTTTAAAGCGGCAGTTATCAATGCCTGCAAAAAAAGCCAGTCTGCCGCGGTTTTCTTCTTTAATCAACATCGCAACAGCTCCGACTTGAGCGAGTGCTTCTACGATTAATACGCCGGGCATAACCGGGTACTGAGGAAAATGTCCGTTAAAGAACTCTTCATTAGCGGTTACATTTTTATAGCCTTTTGCCCGTTTGCCCTCTTCAACTTCCGTAATCCGATCCACAAGCAAAAACGGATAACGGTGAGGAATAATTTCTTTAATTTGCTGAGTATCAAGCATTGTCTTGACATCTCCTTCATCTGCATTAGTATGTATAGCAATCATCAAAGATCCAATCTGTACATTTGAAAAGTATATTATGAATTAATCTCTTTTTCAACCGCGCTAAAATGTAACCAACTGTCAATGAGAGCCGTCAAAAGTTATGATATGATAATTATAGATTTTACCAATAGCAAAGAGGTAGGAAAATGATTTCGAAGTTTATTGAAAAAAGAATGCTAAACATGTTAGACGAGTGGTATTCCGCAATGAGCAAACGCAAAATGAATCACGTTTGCACACTGAAAGAGAAAATTGATCAGCACCTTCCAAAGATCAAAAAGAACACAAAACTTTGGATGCGTTATCAATTGTTTCAGGCCCGCCATCAGCTGCTTTTTGAAAACCAGAACGGACTCGATTCATTGTTCGATGGCCTATATGGCCTGGAAGACAAAATGGATGATGAATTGAAATATTATCTGTATTTTTTCTCTGGGTTATATGAGATGGTAAAAACAGCTCCGAAACATGCAGTACATCATTTTAAAAAAGCTGAACAGTACCTGGCCGCCATTCACAATACGTTTGAAGCCGCTGATTTATATTATCAAACCGCCGGCGCCTATTACTTGATGAAATCACCGCCGCTTTCCGTCCAATACGTCAAAAAAGCATTACACATCTATTTGCACCAATTCGGCTATATCAAAAAGGTAATCACCTGTAAACTTTTGCTCGCCGTGAATTATATTGATCAAGAACGCTATGAAAAAGCTGAACAGCTTTTCAAAGAAATCATTAAGAAAACCCAGCAACTACATGACGAAAACCTGCTATGCCACGCTTATTATAACCTTGGCTTTTTAAAAGCGACCGAGAAAAAAGACCAGGAAGCGCTTCTTTACTTTAGAAAAGTATTAAAGAATCAAGAATTTGAAATGAATTCACCAGTCTCATATCTTCATTGTGTGTACGAGTCTGTCAGAGCGCTTTTTAAAACAGGGAACATCACAGAAGCTAAAGCCGTCCTTCAAAAAGGAAAAGAATTATCTGAAAAGGTAGACATTCAAACCATTTATTTAAAATTAAAAACGCTTGAAGCCCTCTACACATCAGCCGAAGACCCTTATGAGCAGCTGCTCGAATATGTGCTTGAATTAGAAAAAATCGAGGCGTGGGTGGATTTAGAAGTGCTGTTAGAAGATATTACGGAATACTACAAAAAAAAGGACGATTTCGAAAAAGCCGCTTTTTTTATCATGCGCGGCTGATTGAAAAACGCCCATTTTCTTATTATCTGACTGAATTGATTAAACCGAGCATTTGATCTCCCATTGTGATCGTTCTGCTGTTCAGCTGATATGAACGCTGGGACGTGATCAAATCTGTCATTTGTTCTGAAATATCGACATTGGACATCTCAAGTGAGCCCTGCTGCATGCCGATGTTTTGTCTATTAGCGCCGTTCAGCTCTTCAAAAGCTGCCGCATTATCAATAGAGAAAAGGTTATTCCCTTCGGATTTCAGCTCTTGAGGGTTATTCACTTGGACAACGCCAAGATTAAACCGCTGAACCGCGTTTCCGTCAGATGCGGTTAAGGTGCCGTTCTTATTAATGGTGATATTCTTCATTGAGCTGTCGATGTTCACTGTATTGCCGTTCTCATCAAGTACGGGATACCCATTTCCAGTGACGAGCTGCAGCTGGTTGGCATTCGCAGCGGACGGCGTTACATACAGCGCCCCGTCCCTCGTATACTGGCGGTTTCCATTTACATTTACCTGAAGATACTGGTATGGAGACGTAAATGCGATATCCAGATCGCGATCGGTCTTCTGAATGCTTCCTTGATCAGAGACTAGGCGTGAACTCATCATCGCTCCGACGCCAAGGCGCAAGCCGGGCGGCGTTTTTCGGGCTTTTGCCACTTCCTCGTTTTTTTCATCAACCTGATCGAATTGCTGTCTGACAAGCTCAGAAAAATTCGTATCTTTTGCCTTATAGCCGGTTGTGTTGCTGTTTGAAAGGTTGCTGCTGATTGTGTCAATCTGCTGCTGCAGCTGGTTTAAGGTTGTTGATGCCGTTAGCATTGACCTGAGCATAGTTGATGTCCCCCGTTTTTTTCTTCCGTTTTCTTAAATTTTTCCAATTTCATTTGCTGCTTTATCCATACTTTTATCGTAAGCCTGAATAACCTTCTGATTCGCCTCAAACGATCTGTACGCTTCAGTCATTTCTGTATAGGCGCTTGTCACATCCACGTTTGAAAGCTCTGAGACGCCTTGTTTTAATGAATAGGCTACCTGATTATTTCCGGCTGCGCTTGGCAGATCATTACCGTCCGCCGTGCTGTACAAATCATTTCCGTCCCGTTTGAGATTGCGGACATCTTCCGCCATTCTGACATCAATCTGGCCGGCTGTGCGTCCGTTCGTTGTCACAGTACCGTTTTCAGACACAGTGAAATTCTCATTATCAACAGTGATTGGCTGGCGATCCGTCGATAAAATAGGGCGTCCGTTGATCGTCAGCTGATTGTTCTCATTTAGTGAAAATGTGCTGCTTTTTGAATAACGGATTCCATCCGCTGTTTGAACCGGATAAAAAAGAGCAGCTTTTTCATTGGTTTCCGCACTCATCGGAACTTGATTTTCGATCAATGCAATGTCTGTAGGCTGGTCTGTGGACTTCAGGCTTCCCTGTGTAAAGAGAGGCTTGAGCTCCTGCATATATACTCCGGTATTCACGGAACCGATTTCCGTCCTTGATGTCCCGGCCGGAGATTTTGATTCTATTCTGCTGAGCAGCATCTCAGGGAACGCGCGCATAGAGCCTTGATCAGCTTTATATCCTGATGTATTTGCGTTAGCAATATTATTTGAAAGCATTTCCGTTCTTCGCTGCTGGGCAATCATTGCGGATGTTGCTGTATATAATCCTTTTAACAAATTTCCCACCTCTAAAAATGGCATTTTTTCCAGTTGTCATATAGGAACGTTCGTTCTATAATAAAAACTCAGTATTTTATCCTATTATCGTCATTTAACATCTTTTCGTGAAGGCTTTTTCATAAAAAAACCTCATTCTTTTTCAGAATGAGGTTTGTGAAATCAGCTTAGTTTGCGTTTAGGAAGCTTGTCCATATTATCAAGCATGACACCTGTGCCGATGGCTACGCAATCCATAGGATTTTCAGCAACGAGGACCGGTACCTTCAGCTCTTCAGCAAGCAGCTGGTCAAGGCCGTTTAAGAGCGCGCCTCCGCCGGTAATAATAACGCCGCGGTCAATAATATCAGCAGAAAGTTCAGGCGGTGTTCTTTCGAGCACTTGTTTTGCAGCCTGAACAATAACAGCGACAGATTCACGAAGGGCTTCTTCAACTTCTTTACTGTTTACTGTAATTGTTCTTGGAAGACCGGAAACCATGTCCCGTCCGCGAATGGAAATTTCCTCGTGACGTGCGTCTGGGAAAACAGTTGCGACTTTAATCTTAATATCCTCCGCAGTACGTTCGCCGATCAGCAGCTTGTACTCGCGTTTGATATAATTTAAGATTTCCATGTCAAACTTGTCCCCAGCCATTTTAATAGAAGAGGAGGTGACAATATCGCCCATTGAAATAACCGCGATATCCGTCGTCCCGCCTCCGATGTCTACAACCATGTTACCGCTTGGCTGGAATATTTCCATACCCGCGCCGATAGCGGCAACTTTAGGTTCTTCTTCAAGGTACACATGTTTCCCGCCGCTTTTTTCTGCAGCTTCTTTAATTGCTTTTTGCTCAACGGATGTAATATTCGTCGGGCAGCAAATGAGCATGCGCGGCTTTGAGAACAGGCCTTTTACATTCAGCTTGTTAATAAAATGTTTCAGCATTGCTTCTGTTACTTCAAAGTCAGCAATAACTCCGTCTTTCAGCGGGCGAATCGCAACAATATTCCCAGGTGTACGTCCAACCATTCGTCTTGCCTCTTCGCCAACCGCCAGCACTTTGCCGCTGTTTTTATCAAGTGCAACAACGGAAGGTTCATTCAGAACAATTCCTTTACCTTTAACATGGATCAGTACATTTGCAGTACCGAGGTCAATACCAATATCCCTTGCAAACATCTATTTATATCCTCCTTGAAAATCTGTTTCACAGTAAATATCCACATTGTGCCCTAATTATATATATTATCATAAAATATAGAAAAAAAGTTGGAAGCACAATAAGTTCTTTACAAATTTTTGCGGATGTTTTATGAACGATTTCAAGAAGGCAATGCCAGGTGATTACGATTGCTGAACAGGCTCTCCTTCGAGAATTTCATCTTTTTTATATTTGAGCTTTGTCGCTTCTCCTCCTCTTAAATGCCTGATGGATTTATGATAATCGAGTATTTCTTTCACTTCGTTTGCCAAGTCGGGGTTAATTTCAGGCAGACGCTCTGTTAAATCCTTGTGTACTGTACTTTTGGAAACACCAAATTCCTTCGCAATGACACGAACGGTTTTCTTTGTCTCCACGATGTACTTCCCTATCTTGATTGTTCGCTCTTTGATGTAATCGTGCACACCACTCGACCTCCCTAAAATGGATGTGAGAAGTGTGAAATGAGATCCGTATTCTGTAAAGAGTCGTTCATTATGCCGCTTCTTCGTTGTATGGTTTTAAAAGTAAGTTTGTGAAATATGCCCACGATCCCTCACCTCAAACACTCTCTTTGTTAGGTTTGTAACAGTGTATTAGCATTCTTTTGGGAATATGCTAAAAACTCAATAAGGACAAGGGGTGAAACGAACTTTTTCAGATTCAGCAAACTATTTCGCGTCACTAAATTTTCATCTTTACAACTATTGATCGCTCCTGTAAAATGAAATAAGCAATTAGTTACTTAGGTAAGTTTTTTAGAAGGAGACCGACATGTCCTACGTCAACAGACACCTCATTCATCAAATCAACCAAAGCGCCCGCCTGATTGCCAAGAAAGCCAATGAACAGCTAGAGCCATTCGGCCTTTATTCATCTCAATGGTCAGTTTTATATTGTTTGCGTACGATCGGACCAATGACTCAAAAAGAGATTTGGTCCTATTTAAATGTGGAAGCGCCGACTGTGACTCGGACGATCAAACGCCTGGAGGAGAACGGCTGGGTTCAGAGACGGCAAGGTGAAGACAAACGGGAAAAACTTGTTGTCCTCACAAAAGAAGCCGAGAAAAAATACGAAGAAATCAATGTGAAAATGTTGAAATTCGAGGAAGAGCTGCTTGCAGATTTCCGGGATGAAGATAAAGAAGCTTTTTCTCATTTATTCCGCATGTTTTTACAACAATGAAAATAAGGAAGTGACATACATTTGAAAAAAGCGGATGCGATATGGACCAAGGATTTTATTATGGTCCTGCTTGTCAATTTATTTGTGTTTGTGTTCTTTTATACATTTTTAACTGTATTGCCGATCTATACACTGCAAGAGCTTGGCGGCACAGAATCACAAGGCGGGCTTTTAATCAGCCTGTTCCTTCTGTCTGCGATCATTACACGGCCTTTCTCCGGAGCCATCGTTGAGCGTTTCGGGAAGAAAAGAATGGCGATTGTATCAATGGCGCTCTTCGCCCTATCATCTTTTCTGTATATGCCGATTCATAACTTTTCCCTGCTGCTCGGATTGCGGTTCTTCCAAGGGATTTGGTTCAGCATTTTAACGACTGTTACAGGTGCAATTGCCGCTGATATTATTCCAGCCAAACGGCGCGGTGAAGGGCTTGGATACTTTGCCATGTCTATGAACCTCGCTATGGCGATCGGGCCTTTCCTTGGCCTGAATTTGATGAGAGTGGTAAGCTTTCCTGTATTCTTTACAGCCTTTGCGCTGTTTATGGTTGCGGGCTTACTTGTTTCGTTCTTGATAAAAGTGCCGCAAAGTAAGGACAGCGGCACGACTGTATTCCGTTTTGCGTTCTCGGATATGTTTGAAAAGGGCGCACTCAAAATTGCGACGGTCGGTTTGTTTATTTCTTTCTGTTATTCAACAGTCACATCATATCTGTCTGTATTCGCCAAATCAGTTGACCTTTCGGATATCAGCGGATATTTCTTTGTTTGTTTTGCGGTGACAATGATGATTGCACGCCCGTTCACAGGGAAATTGTTCGACAAAGTCGGACCGGGCATTGTCATTTATCCATCAATCCTGATTTTCTCTGTCGGACTCTGCATGCTGTCCTTCACACATAGCGGCTTAATGCTTCTGCTTTCAGGGGCGGTTATCGGTCTTGGCTACGGATCAATCGTTCCTTGCATGCAAACATTGGCGATTCAGAAATCTCCGGCTCACCGCTCCGGTTTTGCGACGGCAACGTTCTTTACCTTCTTTGACAGCGGAATTGCTGTAGGATCGTATGTATTCGGATTGTTTGTAGCATCTGCCGGCTTCTCTGCCATTTATTTAACAGCGGGGCTGTTCGTTTTAATTGCTCTGCTTCTCTACACGTGGAGCCAGAAAAAACCTGCAGAGGCTGAAGGAAAAGTGTCTATTGCAGAATAACTTGTCAGACTGCCGGGAAATCCCGGCAGTCTTTTTTCCATTAAAACACGGCGCCCTCTCGGTTGAACGAGAGAACGCCGCTTATAGCAATTATTCAATGACAGGCCGCGCAGGTGAATCAGGATCTAACGAAAAATCATAGGACGCTTCATCACGAAACATCGGATCGGCATATATGGATTGTTGATCGTTTTTTGTTGCTTTTCGATACGAAGAAAATGAATCATATTCTTTCTTTTTCCACATCCATATGCCGTCTTGATCCGCTTCCTTGTGGTACACGTTATGATTGACCGTATTACCTTCGTTTTCTGTAAAGTCGTTTCCGATAAATAATCTGGAATCACCGGCCGTCAATATATTCTTTTCAATTGTGTTGTTTTTCGTATCGTACTGCAGCAGCAGCTGTCCGCCGTACAGTCCCTTTGTGTCATTCCGGTACATAATATTGCGGGCAATCAGAGAATTGCTGGTGCCGCCCCGCTTTTTGTCATATCCTCCGATTGAAATACCGGTGTACGCATTGTTGTACACTTTGTTGTCTGTGATCTGAATGGCATTTGCATACTTTCCTTTGTGTTCAGACGTTGCTTCAATCCCAATATCGTTATCGTAAACTGTGTTGTTCTTAATTTCGATATCGTGTCCTCCATCGACATAAATCCCGCCCGCTGAGTATTCATCTCCATAAGCAGGATTGCCGTAAGTCGAGTTTTGATAAACTGTATTGTTTTCTACGACTCCGTTTCGCACGTAATCGTTTTTATCCGCGGTTCCCTCATAACCAATTAGATCAATCCCGATGTTATTATTGTTGCGGACCACATTGCCTGCAACTGTGAAGCCGTCGATATTACCGTTCAGCACAACTGCTTCACTCGCTCCAAGCGTCAGTTTCTCAACTGTATTGTCCTCGATTCGGATGTCTTTCATGCTGCCAGTCCCATAAACTGCGATTCCGTGAGCATTTCCTTCATCCGCTGTTGTCTTAATCCCCCGGATGTGATTATCCTTAATGGCGATATGACTGCTGGACCCTGATACATAAATCCCTATAGCAGTTGCTTCCTCAGATGAAACAGAAAGATCTTGAATTGTTAAACCGCTGATGGCAATGTCATGTTTATCGTGAATACGAATAAGCGGTGTTTCATATTCAGCGTTCGCAACGGATTCACCGCTAATCACGACGTTTTCATTTTCATAGTTTCGGAATGTGATAGGCTTTCCGTCCGTACCGCTGTGCTTTACATCAAGGGTCTCATGATACGTGCCCTCCCGAATCATGACAGTTGTGCCGGCAGCAGCCTTCTCAGATGCGTGTGCCAATGTACGAAACGGCTTTTCTTTTGTTCCTTCATTTTGATCACTGCCATTTGGCGAAACATACAGATAATCCCCAGATCCTTCCTCATTCGCTTTTGTCTTATCATAAACGAAAGCGAGGATGACAGACGTTAAAACACCCGCCAAAAGAATAAAATACCATTTTCTCATTTTCGATTCCCATTTCGTTTTA from Bacillus subtilis subsp. subtilis str. 168 encodes the following:
- the mbl gene encoding MreB-like morphogen (Evidence 1a: Function from experimental evidences in the studied strain; PubMedId: 11290328, 12530960, 14588250, 15745453, 17064365, 19659933, 21091501, 23879732, 27215790; Product type f: factor); amino-acid sequence: MFARDIGIDLGTANVLIHVKGKGIVLNEPSVVALDKNSGKVLAVGEEARRMVGRTPGNIVAIRPLKDGVIADFEVTEAMLKHFINKLNVKGLFSKPRMLICCPTNITSVEQKAIKEAAEKSGGKHVYLEEEPKVAAIGAGMEIFQPSGNMVVDIGGGTTDIAVISMGDIVTSSSIKMAGDKFDMEILNYIKREYKLLIGERTAEDIKIKVATVFPDARHEEISIRGRDMVSGLPRTITVNSKEVEEALRESVAVIVQAAKQVLERTPPELSADIIDRGVIITGGGALLNGLDQLLAEELKVPVLVAENPMDCVAIGTGVMLDNMDKLPKRKLS
- the rapD gene encoding response regulator aspartate phosphatase (Evidence 1a: Function from experimental evidences in the studied strain; PubMedId: 17227471; Product type r: regulator): MISKFIEKRMLNMLDEWYSAMSKRKMNHVCTLKEKIDQHLPKIKKNTKLWMRYQLFQARHQLLFENQNGLDSLFDGLYGLEDKMDDELKYYLYFFSGLYEMVKTAPKHAVHHFKKAEQYLAAIHNTFEAADLYYQTAGAYYLMKSPPLSVQYVKKALHIYLHQFGYIKKVITCKLLLAVNYIDQERYEKAEQLFKEIIKKTQQLHDENLLCHAYYNLGFLKATEKKDQEALLYFRKVLKNQEFEMNSPVSYLHCVYESVRALFKTGNITEAKAVLQKGKELSEKVDIQTIYLKLKTLEALYTSAEDPYEQLLEYVLELEKIEAWVDLEVLLEDITEYYKKKDDFEKAAFFIMRG
- the flhP gene encoding flagellar hook-basal body accessory protein (Evidence 1a: Function from experimental evidences in the studied strain; PubMedId: 22730131; Product type s: structure), producing the protein MLRSMLTASTTLNQLQQQIDTISSNLSNSNTTGYKAKDTNFSELVRQQFDQVDEKNEEVAKARKTPPGLRLGVGAMMSSRLVSDQGSIQKTDRDLDIAFTSPYQYLQVNVNGNRQYTRDGALYVTPSAANANQLQLVTGNGYPVLDENGNTVNIDSSMKNITINKNGTLTASDGNAVQRFNLGVVQVNNPQELKSEGNNLFSIDNAAAFEELNGANRQNIGMQQGSLEMSNVDISEQMTDLITSQRSYQLNSRTITMGDQMLGLINSVR
- the flhO gene encoding flagellar basal-body accessory rod protein (Evidence 1a: Function from experimental evidences in the studied strain; PubMedId: 1905667, 16621824, 22730131; Product type s: structure); the protein is MLKGLYTATSAMIAQQRRTEMLSNNIANANTSGYKADQGSMRAFPEMLLSRIESKSPAGTSRTEIGSVNTGVYMQELKPLFTQGSLKSTDQPTDIALIENQVPMSAETNEKAALFYPVQTADGIRYSKSSTFSLNENNQLTINGRPILSTDRQPITVDNENFTVSENGTVTTNGRTAGQIDVRMAEDVRNLKRDGNDLYSTADGNDLPSAAGNNQVAYSLKQGVSELSNVDVTSAYTEMTEAYRSFEANQKVIQAYDKSMDKAANEIGKI
- the fabZ gene encoding beta-hydroxyacyl-[acyl carrier protein] dehydratase (Evidence 2a: Function from experimental evidences in other organisms; PubMedId: 8910376, 12682299, 15194690, 15371447, 18093984, 22580319, 23322253, 27874013; Product type e: enzyme), which translates into the protein MLDTQQIKEIIPHRYPFLLVDRITEVEEGKRAKGYKNVTANEEFFNGHFPQYPVMPGVLIVEALAQVGAVAMLIKEENRGRLAFFAGIDNCRFKKQVKPGDQLHLEVEIIRARGTIGRGKGVATVDGEVVCEVELTFALGE